DNA from Malus sylvestris chromosome 11, drMalSylv7.2, whole genome shotgun sequence:
TATCAAGTTTATAAGTTATTGTGAGACTTATGAGAGCAGCAAATGGTAAGGGAAGCATAGCTGGGGCGCTCCCACCTGCAAGCAATAAATTGAAGGCCTAACAGTGTTAACATGACAACTATTAGAAGTTTACAGCATAAACTCAAAGCTCCAATTTCACTAGTCTAAAATTTGTTGGTCAATTCAAATATCGACAGAACACATTCACTTTAGATCATGAGTGACGGCTGAAAGAAGTTGGCTCGAACTTCAGAGGCAATATGTCATGATTTTTCATATTACAACAATATAAGACatcttgaaaaacaaaaaagttattTCACAAAGTTGAATATAAGGACATACCAACTGTGAGGCTAGGCACATCAACACCAGTGGCAGCTAGAATTTTCTTTATCTGCTGCTCAACAAGTAATAAATTTGCAGCAGGGCTTGGCCAATCAGTTCCATTCATACAAGCTGGCTTCCATATTCCCCGTGTTACTTCAGCTGAAAAATAGCTTACCATGGTTCCCAAAGTTGCTGGAAGATAATCGGCAAGATCTTTCAGTCCTGAGATGAAGCATGCAATGAAGTTAACAAACCTTAACTCCGCATCTTTCTCAAAGGGGAGCTTTCAGTTCTGCTTTTCTATCAATGCATAAAGGGGATTCAACAAACCTGTAGCCAGTTCACGGGGAGAGAGTCTTCCATGGGCACATGCAGTAAGAGCAGCATCAAGGACAAATGGAGTTGCTTCAAGGATATCCCATGCCGGTACCTTGAGTCTAATAGTGGACTCATCAGTTCCCGATGCAGATGAATTACTACTACCTGAAGTTGCTGGAGTCAAGGGCTGACTActtctatttatttttctaaacaTCAGGGTCAGGAGTGTATCAACAATCTGATGAACGGGAGTCCCAGGTACAAGCCCAGATAGGGTAGAGCAAATACACTTTTGATGTTGCTGGTACCAGAGTTTCAGTTTCGGAAAGAAATCCAGGGTAATGGTACCTGAAGGGAAGGtgataaattttgaaactctTCTGCTTTTTATTCGATCCATGGCTGAATTACCAAAGGATGCTAATCGACAGTTTCGCAGCAACAAGAGGTATTCTGGACCACTTTGGCTTCCCACAGTTGGGTAGTCACCCATTATGTGTTCCAGAGGCGGATGATCAAATCTCCACAACCTCAATAGAAGTGTAAAAGCATTTGAGAACACCGCATGACATGAGAGTTCGTCCCCTGTTGTAGGTGTCCATGAGATATTGGGAACACTTGAGCCAAAAACTTCGCAAATAGGCATCAATGCAGCTGCAAGTAGTGGAACCTAGAAGTGAATGACAAATAACGTTAGTTTTAGGAAAGCATGAAGGCCTAGGGAAAGTTTCATTTCATAACACAAAGACCCTTTTCAATTTTATCTATTTCAACAAGGGATCCACATACCAATCCCAATAAGGAGAAAATCTGTACAGTATCTATAGATGATGCGCCAACCAGAAGGACATTAAAGAATGAAGCATAGCCGATCAAATGGCTATCACTCCCTGAGTAATCTGCAGGAACTGGAGGTGACAgcaattttataataaaaagacAGGTGTGCTCCTGCGAAGGACAAAGAATTGAATAAGACTAACATGCAGTAGAGGCCAGCAGGAAGGAgtaagggaaggagaagagagaaagagagtgccACCTGTATATTCCATCCACGAACAAGAGAAGCCCCGCAAAGAATGGTAGCAGTAGATATCTTCTCTTCATCTGAACCATTGACTGCAATCTCATATATTTTCTCGATCTCTGCTAAGCTTCCATCAAACCATGAGCTTAAATTCAGTTGCCATACCACTGGGTAAATTTACAAAATAGAGCATCTGATATACCTGGCTTCAGGAAAAATAAGGGGGGTACCTAAAGATATGTTCTAGTCATTATTTGGTACCTAAAGATATGAGCTAAACAGCGCTACCAACTCAAAAATCATGGACCCAAAATAGATGATTCCCACTTGGAATTCATGCTTATGTAGTGTGACTATCACTGCCTATCAATCGCAGCCCTACTTACTTTGTTATGGCTAAACATACAAACAGacaaattgtagcaatgatacTATAGCATACCTAGAAGCTGGAGTGGCAACTAAAGCATTTGCCAGTGATGGAGTTAGAGGTGACCCCTTCATTATTGAAGACCAAGCAGGCACTTGGCCTGGAACATTGCGTAGCACTTGGTTGCTGCGTACACTCACATAGCCTGGCCAAAAATATGCTGATGTATCTACGATATTCCGCGcaatacaagcttcaacaatcAGATGCCGCAAGTTTCCCACTGCAAGTGCAAAATATTAGGATAGGTTCAAGGAAATATAGATAAAAAGTATCAAGCCCCCATAAAAGAATTAAGGAAAGCATGAATGCGAGATAACCATGATGGGAAGAAACATAAACAGGACCAAAAGGAAAACTATAGATGTTAAAACAGAACAAAACCCTCTGAAGAATAAGAAAGGAAAACACAATTGATCCTGAAAGCAGAATTAGACAAAAGCATAATAATAATGGTAGACAAATGAAAGGTCTTAAACACCAAATTGAGAGCTATCTTATACCTTCTCAATAAAAAACTCCATCATACATCAAATTGCTGGgctgaaggaaaaattagtttcttACCACAATTTATTGGCATTTCGTTCACGCTAATAGATTCATGGTATCCATTACTGACTGTAAGGCCGGATCTGAACATTATAGCCTTAGCTGCAGCTTGATTTGCCACTGAACAAACAGACTGAGGTGGAGTCAACAAGGTCTCATAATCACCCAATCGCTGTAAGGAGGTAATTAAATCTCTGCGGCGCTTTCCAGGAGCTTGTTCCTTCCTTTGGTTAGTATGATCCCCTTCCATTTCCTCCATCAATTCAGCTTCCTCTTCTTCAATAATATTAGTAACCGCAAGTGTTGTAATACACAACAGCATGCATAAGCAGGTATCAAGACGAGGGACAGGTCCTTCTCTAGGATCCCTTTCCTATAAAACCAATCAAGAGGGAAAAGGGGATAAAAGGTCAATTGGACTAACACTTTTGAGGAATTTTTCTGTGCAATCAATCATTAGATATGGAAATTTCCAAATTGTTCGCATCAATTCTTACCCTTTGAACAAGCCGAAGAGCTGAAATCCATAAACCTAAAAATGCATTGTGCCATGTGGTGGCATTAACTGCTTGCAGAGCCTTCACTAAACCTGCAAGGTTAACTCAGATCAATATTCCTGGCTAGGAGTACTAGAATCTTATCAACTCTAGGTATGTACGATAGAATAATTTAAATACAAAAAGTCGGCCCACACCAGTAAGGGATTCGACGGCACTAATTTCAGCTACTTCTGATCCATCCATAGCATCTTCAAGATACAGATCAATGGGAAGCCAAAAAGCAGATGAACTCACTCCGTGAGACTGACAGGCTGAAGACATTAAAGACCCAGAAGACAAGACTGCATGAAATTCTTGTTGTGAAATTGTTTTGCATTCCCGAGTCAGAAGTCGACGGCTATCAGATGTCAGCTGTAGAAGACCCTCTGGAGTTATATGTTTCATAGTCCTCAAAGCTGACGAGTTTGCCGCAAGCACTTGCAGTTTCTGAACGAAACCTCCCCAGTGCAATGGCCTGAAAAGAAGAGGTGATATGTTTGGTATCTTCACCAATGATGCTTTTCAGACTCTAATATGAGATTTTAAACTAGTCAAATTGCATCACACCAGCACTTGGCCAAACTGCTGTTTTCCCCCTTCTCCCCCACAAGCATGGTGACAGAAAGATGCCCACTAACCAAAAAAGTAAATggatatatttaaaaaaagaaaagtaaaggtTAAGATCCTTACATATTTCGACGGGCCAAGTACAAAATCCTTGAAGTTACTTTGTTTTGCAGAAACTCCACAATTATGTCAATAGCCATTGCAGTATTTGCTTTCTGCAAACCTTCATTTTGCTCACTTCTCTTCTCATTAAAGCAACCGTGACCATCTATTTCCATATCTTGTGGCCTGGTCGGCCATCTAGGCTTCTTATCTGGGGTAAGTTCCAGCAAACCTTCGTCATCTAGGGATGCATCAAGTAACTGCCATATGATTGAAAAGACAAACTCAACAATAAGAACTCCAGGTTCAGACACTTGAAGGCCATACTGCTGGGAAAGATGTAGAGCATCATCAATGGATTTTATGATCCTGCAATCGCATCAAAAGATATTATTAGAAATTATCATACAAGCATGAGACAGCAAAATGAAGAAATTACTGAGTTGACATAGATGGTGTTGAAAGGCTTTGGTTGGTTTGGTTGGTATTAGTTATAAAATTAACTTCTCTAAGATGAGCTGTTTCTTTAAATGGGGGACATGGGGGAAATGGAAAGGCAAAGGAGGCAAAAAAGTTCATCAGTAAAGAGCATTTCTTCAACAGAGGGTCAGGGAATCAGAAAGCACGAGACAGAAAAACCCAAAGAAATTACAAAGTAGACGTATATgctgttgaaacttgaaagactTCGATTGGTTTATGACATTAAATTATACAAATAACTTCTCTATGAGTCATTGTTTCTTTCAAAGGGGCACTTGGGggaaatgaaaaggaaaaaggggCAAAAGAGTTCATCAATAAGGAGAATTTCTTTAACAGAGGAAAGGGGGGATCTGAACACCTTTGTGTAAACTGTCATGTTTAAACGAAAAATTAAATTCTTGAACTCTTATTAACTATTGAGAAACCAAATAAAATACGCAATTTGCATTCCTATGTATTGGCAGGATTGGTAGCACCTAAGAGCGCATACAAGCTAAAAAATCAAGGAAAAACAACTAAGCACAATATCTCATTGTCAAGGACTTTTTTGTCTCCTGAAATGAAGCCATGAATTAAGATTTTGTTGTCAAGAACTTTTGCAATAATGGCACATGGTAAAACAAAATACAAGTTCAAGGAAGGCTTATTGGGAAATAATATTATACAACAAAAAGAGAAATTTGAAACTTACTTCTGACTATTTGGTCCACTCAATTGAGAAGCAAATAAAAATGTATGTCTTTTAAGAAGTTCCATGTAGAGCCTATATGCTGCAGGGTGAAGCTGTCGATTTGGAACAACCCTGTATAAAACAAGACGACAATAAACGTAAGTTTTAACCAGTAAAAGTACATTTTAATAACAACAGCTGATTAAGCATAGTTCTAAAGGAGATCATCCATCACACAAGACGGCACATGCATGAATTTTCGTCGACCAACACCAGCTCAGTAAAGAAACTACAGGCATGAAGACCTTAACTGCCTAAATAATTATTCATTCAACAATATCTTTCTGAACCATTTTCAAAGCATCGTCCGCCATATGATGATGCATAATTCAGCCACAAACTACCAACTATAATGCCACAAAGCCCCAGAATTTCATTTGAACTTGTACAAAGACTATAACTTTACAAGTAACTCAGACATTTCGCAAAAGCCGATCCCCTAGTGCCATATAGTCAGGTTAACCAATTCGCAAAATTTACCCGGCACGCGCATTTTAGTAACCATTCAAACCGAACAACCACACAGTCGAACATCGAAACGAATCAGAtatttcacctacaacaatcaaCCTCCCACAAAATCGTAAATTGTAAATACTTCACAATCTCAGATTCTCGCTCTCCTAtaaacaacatactaaaaataGTAACTTTAACCCAAAAATTGTAATTCGATATATCAAAACGAATGTAATGAGGGAGTGAGAGAGTACTTGGTAGAGAGAAGGGAAAGGACGAGCATGGGAGGGACGATCTTGACCGTCAGGGCCTTCTCGAGGAACTTCCACGTGATGGGCACGTGATTGGCCCAGCATATGTGGGAGACGAGGAGGTGCGCGAGCTCGACGGAGGGCAGGGAGACGGAGGCGGAGGTGAGGCTGGAGCTGAGCTGGAGCGCCCAGAGGAGCGGGTCACTGTTCTTGTCCTGCGCGGACTTGGTCAGCTGGAGCACCGAGTCCCACAGCTGACTCTGCGGTGGCTGCTGTACGAACACGGccatcgtcgtcgtcgtcgtcgtcgtcgtagTCGTAGGAGGAAATTAGGGTTgcattagagagagagagagagagagagagaatcggaGGAACTTTTGCTTTATTGGATTAGAATATATTCCGACTTCGAATTTGTGTATGATTTGGAGAGTGAGGGAGGAGTACAGAAGGCGCGGTTGAAGTCAGTTTTGGAGGCGGGTATTACATTTTTCTCCGTTGACTTGACTGGTAAAATCGTCCGTGACGTGCATTTCTAAAAAGGTAGGGGTCTACTATTCACCAATCTATTTTTAGgccattcatatttttttaatttccgaTCGTGGAattaatgaattgaagaatactaAAGAACAGAAGTTAATAAAAGGTgaatgagaagtaaaaagaagtATGTAGATATCACACCTCAAAAGGTTGATGCTACCATTGTCCACACTCCATTTTTACATCTCTCATACATTATTAATTTTCGATCGtcgaattgaagaatatcaatgataaaaaattaacaaaaatgtgaATATCACTCTCCAAATTGAAAAAGGCCACTTCATCGTGCAGCTAAGTTGATTAGAGCGATGTCTCTTTTTCGTAATTTAAGAGTATAGGGTATGTTTGTGCTAGTCTTCTGTGTATGTTAAAATAGAATATCGCTAGGATAAAAATAATGTAAGATTATATTGTTTATGTGTATGTATCACTTGAATCTGCGGTCTCATCTTGTAATATTGTAGTTTGACAATCGAATACTTGATAACCCTCCATTTTAGATATCATTTCATTTCTACAAAAGGGATATTGTGCAATCttcgtatttttatttttaagtataaaaaGGTTGGAGTGCACGATAAGATTTTGGAATGACGATAACACCACCCttattgaattgttaattaAATGACTAAACGATTTTCCATTTGATTGagattttttatattatttttagaaaCAATGATTATTAACAAATTTACTCAAAAATGACGATTTTGATTATCATATGACATTGCAAAATTGGAAGAACAagagaaaagcaagaaaaagaagataaatatatTGTGGTAACCAAGTTTACTAGTGTGcacaataattttattttttaaaacatagaaatttagatttcagaataatatttatttttagaataTCAATAACAACattcttattaaaattttaattgaaaaatcaaaCGAATCTAATCTAATtgagttattttattttatttttagaagtAATGATTATTTTTAGAATTTACTAGATAATGACAGTTTCGATTATCATATGACATTGCAAAATTGAAACGATaagtaaaaaaagaagaagaaagataagATAAAACTAGAAGGGCAAATTTAATTCCCCTAGCTCTGGTTGTCGGCCAAAGTTAAAGCATATGTGgtctttcaaaaaaaataaaataaaagttaaagcATATGTGTTTACTTAATTTCGTTGTTATTTCGTTGTATGCCATTGCCTCTACATTTTGTCTTGGGATTACTATTTGCTTAAACTTTCACCCTTAATTGACAAGTGACTCGGTAATGAAAAGGTATAGTTGAAAAAGTTggaccaaaaataaaataatgactGGGGCTCCGACCACATGAAAGTATTATATTACGATTAACTTTTTAAATTGGTCCttggatttttataattttggtcTCTAAATTTTATTTAACGTAGAGCATCAGAATTTTGACTTAATAAGAAGAGAAACTTTGTTAAAATTGTCCTAGACATTTCTCAAATCGAACGAGAGTAGCATGGGATGAAACAAAGCAAAATACTTGCATCTCCTTTCGAAGCCTATAGTATATTGTCAAGGACAATTCTCAAATGGAACGCGAGTAACATGAGAGGACCATGTATATCACTATTATAatgtttgagaaattttatttgaactcaattaTCTTATCTTTAcacctaattaaaaaaatttgtctaCCAAACTTCCAA
Protein-coding regions in this window:
- the LOC126589588 gene encoding mediator of RNA polymerase II transcription subunit 33B-like, translated to MAVFVQQPPQSQLWDSVLQLTKSAQDKNSDPLLWALQLSSSLTSASVSLPSVELAHLLVSHICWANHVPITWKFLEKALTVKIVPPMLVLSLLSTKVVPNRQLHPAAYRLYMELLKRHTFLFASQLSGPNSQKIIKSIDDALHLSQQYGLQVSEPGVLIVEFVFSIIWQLLDASLDDEGLLELTPDKKPRWPTRPQDMEIDGHGCFNEKRSEQNEGLQKANTAMAIDIIVEFLQNKVTSRILYLARRNMPLHWGGFVQKLQVLAANSSALRTMKHITPEGLLQLTSDSRRLLTRECKTISQQEFHAVLSSGSLMSSACQSHGVSSSAFWLPIDLYLEDAMDGSEVAEISAVESLTGLVKALQAVNATTWHNAFLGLWISALRLVQRERDPREGPVPRLDTCLCMLLCITTLAVTNIIEEEEAELMEEMEGDHTNQRKEQAPGKRRRDLITSLQRLGDYETLLTPPQSVCSVANQAAAKAIMFRSGLTVSNGYHESISVNEMPINCVGNLRHLIVEACIARNIVDTSAYFWPGYVSVRSNQVLRNVPGQVPAWSSIMKGSPLTPSLANALVATPASSLAEIEKIYEIAVNGSDEEKISTATILCGASLVRGWNIQEHTCLFIIKLLSPPVPADYSGSDSHLIGYASFFNVLLVGASSIDTVQIFSLLGLVPLLAAALMPICEVFGSSVPNISWTPTTGDELSCHAVFSNAFTLLLRLWRFDHPPLEHIMGDYPTVGSQSGPEYLLLLRNCRLASFGNSAMDRIKSRRVSKFITFPSGTITLDFFPKLKLWYQQHQKCICSTLSGLVPGTPVHQIVDTLLTLMFRKINRSSQPLTPATSGSSNSSASGTDESTIRLKVPAWDILEATPFVLDAALTACAHGRLSPRELATGLKDLADYLPATLGTMVSYFSAEVTRGIWKPACMNGTDWPSPAANLLLVEQQIKKILAATGVDVPSLTVGGSAPAMLPLPFAALISLTITYKLDRASERALTLIGPALNSLAAGCPWPCNPIVASLWAQKVKRWSDYLVFSASQTVFHHNSDAVVQLLKSCFTSTLGLSSSRAYSNGSVGALLGHGFGSHFSGGISPVAPGILYLRVHRSVRDVMFLTEEVLSLLMYSVRDIANCGLPRERAEKLRKTKHGMRFGQVSLAAAMARVRIAATLGATLVWISGGSSLVQSLIRETLPSWFISTRGLDQEGKEPGGMVAMLGGYALAYFAVLCGTFAWGVDSASPSSKRRPKILGRHLGFIASALDGKISLGCDWAMWRAYVAGFVSLMVACTQKWVLEVDVEILKMLSKGLRQWNEEELALALLGLGGVEAMGAAAELVLECEV